A segment of the Mycobacteriales bacterium genome:
GAGAACCGCCTGCACCAGCAGGGTCGGGCTCTTCACGAAGAACTCCAGCTGGTCGAGAAGGTCCCGCCAGGTGAGGTCCTCGACAGCGATGGCCGGCTGCGGGCCGGTGGCGTTGACGACCAGCACGTCGACGGCGCCGTACCGACTCTCGATGTCGGAGACCAGGCCGCGCACTCCCTGCTCGTCGGTGACGTCGGCGGCGAAGACGTCGGCGCGTCCGCCCGACTTCTCGATCCCGGCCGCGACCTCGGGCGCTGTCGATGATCCGGCGAGGTCGTTGACCGCTACTGCATATCCTTCGGCACCCAGTGCCCGGGCGATATCCGCGCCCAGTCCGCGTCCGGCGCCGGTCACGAGGGCGACGCGGTCGGCCGGCGGCTCGGTCACAGCTCTCCTGGCCCGGCATAGGTCATGCCCATAGCGTCCCGCACCTCGTCGAGCGTGCGGTCGGCGAGGTCGTTCGCGCGCGCATTCCCCAGCTCGAGAATCCCGTGCAGGTAGGCAGAGTCGGCCGAGAGGGCGGCCCGCCGCTGCCGAAGCGGGCGGAGATGTTCGTTGACCGCTTCGGTGACGAGAGCTTTCAGCGCCGCGGAGCCGCGGTCCCCGAGGGAATCGGCGAGGTCCGTCGGATCCGCGTCGGTGCACAGGGCCGCGATGAGCAGCAGGCTCGCAACCTCGGGACGCTGCTCAGGGTCGTAGGTGATGGTCCGCCGGGCGTCGGTCCGGGCACGACGGATCAGCGCCGCCGTCTGATCCTCGGTCGCCCGCAATTCGACGGCGTTGCCGCGGCTCTTGCTCATCTTGGTGCCGTCTACGCCCAGGAGCACGGGGGCGCTGGTGAGCAGCGCGTGGGGCTCGGCGAAGACGGTGCCGTCGCCGTACCGCTCGTTGAAACGCCTGGCGATCAGCCGGGTGGTTTCGACGTGCGGAAGCTGGTCCTTTCCCACCGGGACCAGGTTGGCGTGGCAGAAGAGGATGTCGGCAGCCTGGTGGACCGGATAGGTCAGCAGCAGTCCGCTGAGCGCCCGTGAGCCCGTCGCCGCTGCCTCCGCCTTGACGGTCGGGTTGCGGGACAGCTCAGCGGCGGTGACGAGGCTGAGGAATGGCAGCATCAGCTGGTTCAGAGCGGGAACGGCGCTGTGGACGAAGACCGTGGCGGTGTCGGGGTCGATGCCGGCGGCGAGATAGTCCAGGAGCAGTTCGCGGACGTTCGTGGAGAGCGCGCCGACACCATCCCGATCGGTGATCACCTGGTAGTCGGCGATGACGACGATCGTGTCGACGCCGGCCCGTTGCAGGCGGACCCGGTTCACCAGCGTCCCGAAATAGTGACCGAGATGGAGGGCACCGGTGGGCCGATCGCCGGTGAGCACCCGGAAGCGGTCCGGGTGGTCGGAGATCTCGTTCTCGAGGTGGGCGCTGCGTTTCGCCGACGCAGTGAAGGAATCGCTTGCGGTGATAGTCATGGAAGGCTCCCGGATCGGGGAGCTACCTCCGGTGTCCGTCAGCCGAAACCAGCCGCTCTCGAGCCACCCGGAGGCGGCTCGGGACAAGGTCGGGTCAGGGCCGCCGAAGAGACGGCGACCACCAGGTACGCGGTGCGAGCGGCATACCGGCAAGGATAGTCATCGGCCGTTTCCGGCGCGACGATATTGCGCCGATCTCATTGCCCGGGCCGACGGAGCATGAACCAGTTGGGTACGCCGAGCACAGCGGCCTCGCCGCTGACGGTGTAGCCGTGCCGCTCGTAGAACCGCACGTTCTCGGGCTTGTCGGTCTCCAGATATCCAACCTGACCGGCGGCATCGAGCCGGGCGCAGTATTCAGTCATCACCTGGGACCCGATCCCTCGACCCTGCAACGTCGCATCCACGGCAAGCGGACCGAGGTGCGAATGCGGCTCATCGGGGTCGTGCTCGGCCCAGATCCCGAGCCAGGTGTTGACCCGCCGGCTCGTTCCGGCGCCCATCAGCAGCAGGCCTGGAAGAAACCGGAGGCGCTGGCCCGGCGAGGGCTGGCACGTACCCGCCGGGGCGACACCGGATACGGCGACGAGCGACGTCCCGTCGACAGCGCAGAGCGGTTCCTGCCTGCTGAAGACCCGGAAGAACGTGCCGAACATCTGCTCCAGCGAACGCCGGCGTCGGTCGGGGTCGGCGCCGAAGGCCGCGAGGTGGACCGGGTTGTCGCGCATCGCGCGCGCCAGCAGCGCCACGGCGGCGCCCGTCTGCCCGCCCTGCAGTGCTCTGACCTCGATCACGAGAATTCCCTCCGCGCCGCGGCGCTGCTGCCGACCAGATCTCCTAGGAGCACGATCCTCTCCGATATCCGTCGCGGTGACGACATCACATGCCAGGTTGTACCGTCACCGTATGCGGGTGGTCATCGCGGGTGGACACGGGAAGATCGCCATGCGGCTGGAGCGTCTACTCGCCGCCCGCTCGGATGACGCCGTCGGCCTGATCCGCAGCCCCGACCACCGCGACGACCTCCGTGCAGCCGGGGCGGAGCCGGTGCTGTGCGATCTCGAGGCCGCCGGCGTGGACGAGGTCGCCCGACACCTCGCCGGCGCCGATGCCGTGGTCTTCGCGGCCGGTGCAGGCCCCGGTAGTGGTGCCGCACGTAAGGAAACCGTCGACCACGGCGCCGCCGTACTGTTCGCCGACGCCGCGATGCAGGCCGGTGTCCGACGTTATCTGCTGGTGTCGTCGGTGGGCGTGGACACGCCTCCGCAGGCCGGGACCGACGAGGTGTTCGCCGCCTATCTGCGGGCGAAGAAGGCCGCCGAGGTCGATCTGCTCGCCCGCGACCTGGATCTGACCGTGCTGCGTCCGGGCAGTCTCACCGACGCGGCCGCTACCGGTCGCGTACTGCTCGCACCGCCGGCCGGTCACCGTGGCGAGATTCCCCGTGATGACGTCGCCGCCGTATTGGTCGCGCTGTTGGATGAGCCGCGCACCGCCGGACTCGTGCTCGAACTGGTCGGTGGCGATACGCCGGTCGCCGACGCGGTGCGGGCACTGCGGCAATGAGCTCAGGGACGATCAAGTCATGACTGAGCGGAAGCCGGCCGGGATGAGCTTCGAGACGTGGATCGACGTGCAGATCCGGGAAGCGATGGACCGCGGAGAGTTCGACAACCTGCCCGGCGCGGGCAAGCCCATCCCCGATCTCGACAGGCCGTACGACGAACTGTGGTGGATCAAGCAGAAACTGCGGCGCGAGAAATTGTCGTTCCTGCCGCCGACGCTGGCCCTGCGTAAGGAGGCCGAGGACGCGGCGGCCTCGGTCGTCGCGGCGAAGTCGGAGACCCAGGTACGCCAGATCATGGCCGACATCAACGAGAAGATCCGCGAGGCGACCCGGAAGCCGACCTCGGGACCGCCGCTGAATCTGATGCCCTTCGATGTCGAGCGGGTCGTCGCCGACTGGCGCGATGCCATCCGGCGGAGGGCCGCGGCCGCACCGGTCGAGCCGAAGGTCACGGAGGTCGTCGCATCCACGCCGCCGAGGTGGTGGCACCGGCTGGCCGGTCGGCGCTGCACGAACTGAGTGTTCAGAGCCGCACAGCTGCGCTCAGATCACGGCCGGGGCTCGCTGGTCGTCGAGGAGGATGAACCAGACGGCCTTGCCGATCGGGCGAAGCCGCACACCCCAGGCGGTGGCCAAGGCGTCAATGACCTGCATTCCCCGGCCGCCGGTCACGTCGAGTGAGTGGGGTCGGATCACGGGCCGGTCGGGGTGATCATCGACGACGGAGACCTGCACACCCCATCGGGCGCCGTGGACCATGACGGCAATGGGCGGGCTACCGTGCCGCACCGCGTTCGTGACCAGTTCGGAGACCATCAATACCACCGCGTCCCGCGCCGACTCGGTGATGGCTGCGCACTTGTCCTGGACGAAGTCGCGGGCGCGACGTACTGCGGACGGCTCCGCGCGAAGACGCAGCACCGATGACGTCGGTCCGTGCGTGCCAGCCATCCAGGGTCTCCTCCACCGGGTTGGCTAGTCCAACCCTCAAGGCGGGTTTACCCCGGAATGGTGGCCACCGAACCGGCAATCTGTGTCGCCAGCGAACCATCTGCTCCCGTCGGTCGGCCTGGACCGGACACCGTGGGACGGACCGACAGCCCGTGGCAGCGCGAGGAACGGACGTCAGCCGTCGCCCTCCACGGCCATCTCGCCGAGCCGCGACCAGTCGTCCTGCGGAATCGTCATGTTGAGGATTCGAGGCGTCTCGGCGAGGTGCGGAGGGAGCGTCTTGCGGGCGTTGGCGAAGTGCGCGGACTGCACGTGGGCGGCGCCGGCGTCATCGTCGCGGAAAGCCTCGACCAGGAAGTACTCCGAAGGGTCGTCCAGGCTGCGCGACCAGTCGAACCACAGGCAGCCGGGTTCGTTTCGGGTGGCCTGGGTGAACTCGTGCGAAATGGTGGGCCACGCGTCTGCGTCCTCGGGCCGAATGCGGAACTTGGCGGTGATGAAGATCATGAACCTCTCCCCTTTGGGATCATTCGCGGAGGCGATGAACGAGACGCGCACTCCAGAGGTCACCCTGAGAGGCGTCGAGCTCTGCCAGCGCCCTACCCTCGGCGTACGCAGCGAGCGCATCCGACACGAGCCTAGCGAACATCCACGCCTTGACCCGTTCAATGTCGACGGCGAGACGCGCACAGAACTCGGCGATCACGCCGACCCATTCGGTCACCGGATGTGCAAGGTCGCCCTTGCGGAACTCGACAAAGGACACGTGCGAGTCGGCGAACGGTGCGCCGAGGTCGACCGACCACTCATCACTGAGCCGGCGGCATACCTCGGGCAGATCGGCCAGCCAGTCACGGCCGTGGCTCACGGTGAATGCCTTCGCCCGCAGCCGCTGCGGAGTTGTGATCACGTTCCTCCGGTGTGCCGGTGCTCGCCGACGTGCGACCCTCAGCCTGCTGAGGCGGCCTCGGCCAGCAACGCTTCACGATTGGCAAGAATGAACTCCTTCAACGCCGTCGGCTTCAAGTCGATCGACGCGAGATCCTCCCCACGAAGGTCTATCCGATCTGGGTCGTAGCCACCCCGTGACGAGTCCTCGAACTCCGGCCCATTGCGGGCTGTCACATCCAACTTTGTGAGCCGGGCCACGAAGAAGTGCTGCACGGCCACGCCCGCATCGGACGGTGCGCTGAACAGGAATACGCGAGTAGCGCCGGATGCCCCGGCACCCAGTTCCTCGGCCAGTTCGCGATGTAGCGCAGCCTCAACCGAAGCGTCGGTGTCCTCCACGCCGCCACCCGGCGCGGTCCAGTAGGGGGCCTGCCCCGGCTTCGTCCGCTTGATCAACACCAGTCGATCGTGCTCGTCGATCAAGATGGCTCGGGCCGCCCGTCGTCCCAGCATGATCGCCGGTTGCTCCGTCACGGCTGCAGAGCTTACGACGGGGCCTCGGATCACCGACGTACCGGATAACGCATATGGAGCACCCCGTCGCCTTGGATGATCAAGTCGGGATCCTCGAGCATCAGCCGGCCATCGAACGTCCCGAAGTATGGCTTCCCGCGGCCGAATACGACCGGCACGATGTCGATCGCCACGTGGTCGACGAGCCCCAGCGACAGGGCCTGCCCGCCGATCTCACCCGCGCCCACACCGATCTCCCCATCGCCGGCCAACTCCTGTGCCCGCGCGATTCCCTGCTCCACCGAGGTGGCGAAGTAGTACGGCGCCTCCGGATGCCAGCCAGGCGGCCTCGGTCGGTGCGACACGACCACGACGTGGTCGCTCGCGGGCGGGTGACCCTCCCAGCCGTTGGTCAGGTCGAATTGGTGCCGCCCGATGACCAGCACCTTCTGACGCGACCACAGGCCACGCACGTAGTCAGCCGACGCCGCAGAGACCCGGAAAGGCGCGCCACCGTGCACATCGGCGTGGTCGTCCTCGACGAGGGGATGGTCCCCTGCGAAGTACCAATCGTGCAGCGGCCCCACGTCGTCGTGCTCATCGGCGATGAACCCGTCCGCTGAGGCCACTGCATGCACGTACGTCGTACCCATGCCAGCTGCTCCTTCCGACGCCGGTGGTCACCAGCCTCCCCCGAACCGCAAGACCGGCAAACTCTGGGCGGAGGTCAGGGACGTGCGGCTTGCTTTGCG
Coding sequences within it:
- the trpS gene encoding tryptophan--tRNA ligase — protein: MTITASDSFTASAKRSAHLENEISDHPDRFRVLTGDRPTGALHLGHYFGTLVNRVRLQRAGVDTIVVIADYQVITDRDGVGALSTNVRELLLDYLAAGIDPDTATVFVHSAVPALNQLMLPFLSLVTAAELSRNPTVKAEAAATGSRALSGLLLTYPVHQAADILFCHANLVPVGKDQLPHVETTRLIARRFNERYGDGTVFAEPHALLTSAPVLLGVDGTKMSKSRGNAVELRATEDQTAALIRRARTDARRTITYDPEQRPEVASLLLIAALCTDADPTDLADSLGDRGSAALKALVTEAVNEHLRPLRQRRAALSADSAYLHGILELGNARANDLADRTLDEVRDAMGMTYAGPGEL
- a CDS encoding NUDIX domain-containing protein, whose amino-acid sequence is MTEQPAIMLGRRAARAILIDEHDRLVLIKRTKPGQAPYWTAPGGGVEDTDASVEAALHRELAEELGAGASGATRVFLFSAPSDAGVAVQHFFVARLTKLDVTARNGPEFEDSSRGGYDPDRIDLRGEDLASIDLKPTALKEFILANREALLAEAASAG
- a CDS encoding dihydrofolate reductase; this encodes MGTTYVHAVASADGFIADEHDDVGPLHDWYFAGDHPLVEDDHADVHGGAPFRVSAASADYVRGLWSRQKVLVIGRHQFDLTNGWEGHPPASDHVVVVSHRPRPPGWHPEAPYYFATSVEQGIARAQELAGDGEIGVGAGEIGGQALSLGLVDHVAIDIVPVVFGRGKPYFGTFDGRLMLEDPDLIIQGDGVLHMRYPVRR
- a CDS encoding ATP-binding protein, with the translated sequence MAGTHGPTSSVLRLRAEPSAVRRARDFVQDKCAAITESARDAVVLMVSELVTNAVRHGSPPIAVMVHGARWGVQVSVVDDHPDRPVIRPHSLDVTGGRGMQVIDALATAWGVRLRPIGKAVWFILLDDQRAPAVI
- a CDS encoding SDR family NAD(P)-dependent oxidoreductase, whose amino-acid sequence is MTEPPADRVALVTGAGRGLGADIARALGAEGYAVAVNDLAGSSTAPEVAAGIEKSGGRADVFAADVTDEQGVRGLVSDIESRYGAVDVLVVNATGPQPAIAVEDLTWRDLLDQLEFFVKSPTLLVQAVL
- a CDS encoding GNAT family N-acetyltransferase encodes the protein MIEVRALQGGQTGAAVALLARAMRDNPVHLAAFGADPDRRRRSLEQMFGTFFRVFSRQEPLCAVDGTSLVAVSGVAPAGTCQPSPGQRLRFLPGLLLMGAGTSRRVNTWLGIWAEHDPDEPHSHLGPLAVDATLQGRGIGSQVMTEYCARLDAAGQVGYLETDKPENVRFYERHGYTVSGEAAVLGVPNWFMLRRPGQ
- a CDS encoding DUF1992 domain-containing protein; the encoded protein is MTERKPAGMSFETWIDVQIREAMDRGEFDNLPGAGKPIPDLDRPYDELWWIKQKLRREKLSFLPPTLALRKEAEDAAASVVAAKSETQVRQIMADINEKIREATRKPTSGPPLNLMPFDVERVVADWRDAIRRRAAAAPVEPKVTEVVASTPPRWWHRLAGRRCTN
- a CDS encoding putative quinol monooxygenase, translating into MIFITAKFRIRPEDADAWPTISHEFTQATRNEPGCLWFDWSRSLDDPSEYFLVEAFRDDDAGAAHVQSAHFANARKTLPPHLAETPRILNMTIPQDDWSRLGEMAVEGDG
- a CDS encoding SDR family oxidoreductase yields the protein MRVVIAGGHGKIAMRLERLLAARSDDAVGLIRSPDHRDDLRAAGAEPVLCDLEAAGVDEVARHLAGADAVVFAAGAGPGSGAARKETVDHGAAVLFADAAMQAGVRRYLLVSSVGVDTPPQAGTDEVFAAYLRAKKAAEVDLLARDLDLTVLRPGSLTDAAATGRVLLAPPAGHRGEIPRDDVAAVLVALLDEPRTAGLVLELVGGDTPVADAVRALRQ